A stretch of the Geothermobacter hydrogeniphilus genome encodes the following:
- the gcvPA gene encoding aminomethyl-transferring glycine dehydrogenase subunit GcvPA translates to MRYLPHTDDDIRQMLEAIGVSSVDELFSAIPAADRLQRPLDLPPALSEPDLLRELDRLAELNTSSTRALSFLGGGAYNHFIPAAVDHLISRSEFYTAYTPYQPEISQGTLQAIFEYQTLICQLTGMDVANASMYDGASATAEAALMAVRATRRSKLLLSAGLHPEYRQTVSSYCRYLGLELVEVTLAADGRTDLAALSPVLDTTVAAVIVGYPNFYGVIEPLADLADKAHACGAMLVSATAEPVSLGLLKSPGELGVDIAVGEGQSFGLPVAYGGPGVGFFAARKKAVRSMPGRLIGETLDKNGERGFVLTLATREQHIRREKATSNICSNQGLCALMVAIYLALLGKQGIRELAEQNLAKAEYAKRQIASLPGFSLPHQAPTFNEFVVATPRPAAELLRTLEADNILGGIDLARFDAADANRLLVCVTEQNSRDDIDRLVAALKGGAA, encoded by the coding sequence ATGCGCTACCTTCCCCATACCGACGACGATATCCGGCAGATGCTGGAGGCCATCGGGGTGAGCAGCGTCGATGAGCTGTTCAGTGCCATCCCCGCTGCTGACCGCCTGCAGCGGCCTCTGGATCTGCCCCCCGCGCTTTCCGAGCCGGACCTGCTGCGGGAGCTTGACCGCCTCGCGGAACTCAACACCTCCAGTACCCGGGCGCTCTCTTTCCTGGGGGGCGGAGCCTACAATCATTTTATTCCCGCCGCGGTCGACCACCTCATTTCACGCAGTGAATTCTACACCGCCTACACTCCCTATCAGCCGGAGATCAGTCAGGGGACCCTGCAGGCGATCTTTGAGTACCAGACCCTGATCTGCCAGTTGACCGGCATGGACGTCGCCAACGCCTCGATGTACGACGGCGCCTCGGCGACCGCGGAAGCGGCGCTGATGGCGGTGCGGGCGACGCGACGCAGTAAACTGCTCCTCTCGGCCGGTCTGCACCCCGAATACCGGCAGACGGTGTCCAGTTACTGCCGATATCTCGGCCTGGAACTGGTCGAGGTAACGCTCGCCGCCGATGGCCGTACCGATCTGGCGGCGCTCTCCCCGGTTCTCGATACGACCGTCGCCGCGGTGATCGTCGGTTACCCGAACTTCTACGGGGTCATCGAACCGCTCGCCGACCTGGCCGACAAGGCCCATGCCTGCGGTGCCATGCTGGTGAGCGCGACCGCCGAACCGGTCTCCCTCGGGCTGCTCAAGTCGCCGGGAGAACTGGGGGTCGATATTGCCGTCGGCGAAGGGCAGAGTTTCGGCCTGCCGGTTGCCTACGGCGGCCCCGGGGTCGGTTTCTTCGCCGCGCGCAAGAAGGCGGTGCGCTCCATGCCGGGGCGGTTGATCGGGGAAACCCTGGACAAGAACGGTGAGCGTGGCTTTGTCCTCACCCTCGCTACCCGTGAGCAGCATATCCGACGGGAGAAGGCGACGTCCAACATCTGCTCCAATCAGGGGCTCTGCGCCCTGATGGTGGCCATCTACCTGGCCCTGCTGGGCAAGCAGGGGATCCGGGAGTTGGCTGAGCAGAATCTGGCCAAGGCCGAGTATGCCAAGCGGCAGATCGCTTCTCTGCCCGGCTTCTCGCTTCCCCATCAGGCGCCGACCTTCAATGAATTCGTCGTTGCCACCCCGCGGCCGGCTGCGGAATTGCTGCGCACGTTGGAAGCCGACAACATTCTCGGCGGTATCGACCTGGCCAGGTTCGATGCCGCTGATGCCAACCGGCTGCTGGTCTGCGTGACTGAGCAGAACAGCCGCGACGATATCGACCGCCTGGTTGCGGCCCTGAAAGGAGGTGCGGCATGA
- the gcvH gene encoding glycine cleavage system protein GcvH: MEFPEELKYTAEHEWVLFEADVATIGISDFAQDALGDVVFVELPEVGTQIEAGKPFGVVESVKAVSDVYAPLSGEVVEVNAELPDAPEMVNTSPYEDAWMIKIKVSDQAELESLMDAAAYQEFCESEH, translated from the coding sequence ATGGAATTTCCCGAGGAGTTGAAGTACACCGCCGAGCATGAATGGGTTCTCTTTGAGGCCGATGTCGCCACCATCGGCATCAGCGATTTCGCCCAGGATGCGCTGGGAGACGTGGTTTTTGTCGAATTGCCTGAAGTCGGCACCCAGATTGAGGCGGGCAAGCCCTTCGGCGTGGTCGAATCGGTGAAGGCGGTTTCCGATGTCTACGCGCCGCTCAGCGGGGAGGTCGTCGAAGTCAACGCGGAGTTGCCCGATGCTCCCGAGATGGTCAATACCTCGCCCTATGAAGATGCCTGGATGATCAAGATCAAGGTCTCCGACCAGGCCGAACTGGAGAGCCTCATGGATGCCGCGGCCTACCAGGAGTTCTGCGAGTCGGAACACTGA
- the gcvT gene encoding glycine cleavage system aminomethyltransferase GcvT, whose protein sequence is MLKKTPLNRIHRDLAARMVDFGGWDMPVQYTGVIDEHLATREAAGLFDVSHMGEVEVRGAGALAYIQHLTINDAARLEIGQVQYSAICYPHGGIVDDVTLYRFAADRFLFCVNASNADKDYAWMEQVLEEGDFPDVELRNLSDDYAQLALQGPAAETILARLTTHNLKDIRYYHFAEGQVAGVPTIISRTGYTGEDGFELYFAAEAAESVWTALMAAGSEEGIKPCGLGARDTLRLEMKFALYGHELSSEISPLEAGLGWITKFDKGDFIGRDALLKQKEKGVPRRLAGLVMTDRGIPRDGYPVFAGEEQVGTVTSGTMSPCLKVGIALALVRPECSGVGKELSIGIRNRQVACRVAKTPFIKNWRD, encoded by the coding sequence ATGCTGAAAAAAACCCCGCTCAATCGTATTCACCGTGATCTGGCCGCCCGCATGGTCGACTTCGGCGGCTGGGATATGCCGGTCCAGTATACCGGCGTGATCGACGAACATCTCGCCACCCGCGAGGCCGCCGGTCTGTTCGACGTCTCCCACATGGGCGAGGTCGAAGTGCGAGGCGCCGGCGCCCTGGCCTATATCCAGCATCTGACCATCAACGATGCCGCCAGGCTGGAGATCGGCCAGGTCCAGTACTCGGCCATCTGCTACCCCCACGGCGGCATCGTCGATGATGTCACCCTCTACCGGTTCGCTGCCGATCGTTTTCTCTTCTGCGTCAACGCCTCCAATGCCGACAAGGATTACGCCTGGATGGAGCAGGTACTCGAAGAGGGTGATTTTCCCGATGTGGAGCTGCGCAACCTGAGTGATGATTATGCCCAGCTGGCGCTGCAGGGGCCGGCGGCGGAGACCATTCTCGCCCGTCTGACCACGCATAACCTCAAGGATATCCGCTACTATCACTTCGCTGAAGGGCAGGTTGCCGGTGTTCCGACCATTATTTCCCGCACCGGTTATACCGGTGAAGACGGTTTCGAGCTTTACTTCGCCGCCGAAGCGGCCGAGTCGGTATGGACGGCATTGATGGCGGCGGGCAGCGAAGAGGGGATCAAGCCCTGCGGCCTCGGTGCGCGGGACACCCTGCGGCTGGAGATGAAGTTCGCCCTCTACGGGCATGAACTTTCTTCCGAAATATCTCCCCTGGAGGCGGGCCTCGGCTGGATCACCAAGTTCGACAAGGGAGACTTTATCGGCCGCGACGCGCTGCTCAAGCAGAAAGAAAAAGGCGTTCCGCGCCGCCTGGCCGGGCTGGTGATGACCGACCGGGGCATTCCCCGCGACGGCTACCCGGTTTTCGCCGGCGAGGAGCAGGTCGGAACGGTCACCAGCGGGACCATGTCGCCATGTCTCAAGGTCGGTATCGCCCTGGCGCTGGTCCGGCCGGAATGCAGCGGCGTCGGCAAGGAGTTGTCCATCGGCATCCGCAACCGCCAGGTCGCCTGTCGGGTTGCCAAGACCCCTTTTATCAAGAACTGGCGGGATTGA